In Qipengyuania psychrotolerans, one DNA window encodes the following:
- a CDS encoding polyprenyl synthetase family protein, with amino-acid sequence MTAMPDVLAEALEQVQREVDGAFDAFLPVPEDTRARLVEAMRYSVIGGGKRVRPLLVCATAQLFGVTRQAAVNAGCAVEAIHAYSLIHDDLPCMDDDEMRHGKPTLHKAYDEATAVLAGDCLHALAFDILTMSDTSNDPFVRAELVAALSRASGHEGMAGGQMMDIVSDEQEYDLQQVTRLQQLKTGALLAASVEMGAILGRVPPEGRTHLRAYARDIGLAFQIADDLLDVEGDEEKAGKALRKDEGQGKQTFVTLMGRDAARAQAEILVEQAGQHLASHGADATLLVELARFIVKRDH; translated from the coding sequence ATGACCGCGATGCCCGACGTTCTTGCTGAAGCGCTGGAGCAGGTCCAGCGCGAGGTTGACGGTGCTTTCGACGCGTTTTTGCCCGTTCCTGAAGACACCCGTGCCAGATTGGTCGAAGCGATGCGCTACTCGGTCATTGGCGGAGGCAAGCGAGTGCGGCCTCTGCTGGTTTGCGCCACTGCCCAGCTGTTCGGGGTCACGCGGCAGGCGGCGGTCAATGCGGGATGCGCTGTCGAAGCGATCCATGCCTATTCGCTTATCCATGACGATTTGCCGTGCATGGACGATGACGAAATGCGTCACGGCAAGCCCACTTTGCACAAGGCCTATGACGAGGCGACCGCGGTTCTGGCCGGAGACTGCCTGCACGCGCTGGCGTTTGATATCCTGACGATGTCCGACACCAGCAACGATCCATTCGTTCGTGCTGAACTGGTTGCGGCATTGTCGCGCGCCAGCGGGCACGAAGGCATGGCTGGCGGCCAGATGATGGATATCGTCTCGGACGAACAGGAATATGATCTCCAGCAGGTAACCCGGCTGCAGCAGCTAAAGACCGGTGCTTTGCTTGCCGCCAGCGTCGAAATGGGTGCCATTCTCGGACGCGTCCCGCCGGAAGGCCGCACGCATCTGCGCGCCTATGCCCGCGATATCGGCCTGGCTTTCCAGATCGCCGACGATCTCCTCGACGTCGAAGGTGACGAGGAAAAGGCTGGCAAGGCGCTGCGCAAGGACGAAGGGCAGGGCAAGCAGACCTTCGTCACGCTCATGGGCCGCGATGCTGCACGGGCGCAGGCTGAAATACTGGTCGAACAGGCCGGGCAACACCTGGCGAGCCACGGAGCCGACGCGACGCTGCTGGTCGAACTGGCACGCTTCATTGTGAAGAGGGATCATTGA
- a CDS encoding DUF481 domain-containing protein, with protein MTTLRFITSALALAFITVPAHAELPQGARTLIEAAIATGDPVKVDAVLAVARTSFPDDSAEIDALESGWKLAKAEMDAAKEAERVANIEQAGLFDLWTGEGELGGFQSAGNTESVGVTASLKLKREGLEWSHRLTGRADYQRQNGQTSREQFLFAYEPRWKFDDRMFIYGLAQYESDRIQGFSGRYAVSGGLGYKVLDSDTVSLSLKAGPAYRITEYTDGRTEKQIAGLAGLDFDWQIFERLSFTQDASALAETGGEAQLIVDGSNTSLTFVSGLDFQVSDRLRSRFSYQIDYDSNPPVGKVSTDALARATLIYGF; from the coding sequence ATGACAACGCTACGCTTCATAACCTCCGCACTTGCGCTCGCATTCATCACGGTACCTGCGCATGCCGAACTGCCGCAAGGCGCTCGCACGCTGATCGAAGCCGCTATTGCCACGGGTGATCCGGTCAAGGTTGATGCGGTCCTTGCCGTGGCGCGGACTTCCTTTCCTGATGACTCCGCTGAAATTGATGCTCTGGAAAGCGGATGGAAGCTGGCGAAGGCTGAAATGGATGCCGCGAAAGAAGCCGAAAGGGTCGCGAATATCGAGCAGGCGGGACTGTTCGATTTGTGGACGGGCGAGGGCGAACTTGGCGGCTTTCAGTCCGCCGGCAATACCGAGAGTGTTGGCGTAACCGCCTCGCTCAAGCTCAAGCGTGAAGGGCTTGAATGGAGCCACCGTTTGACAGGGCGTGCGGACTACCAGCGCCAGAACGGCCAGACGAGCCGTGAACAATTTCTCTTTGCCTACGAGCCCCGGTGGAAATTCGATGATCGGATGTTCATTTATGGGCTTGCCCAATATGAGAGCGACCGAATCCAGGGGTTCTCGGGGCGGTACGCGGTATCCGGCGGGCTTGGATACAAGGTCTTGGACAGCGACACAGTGTCGCTGTCGTTGAAGGCCGGACCTGCATACCGAATTACCGAATACACCGATGGCCGAACAGAAAAGCAGATTGCAGGCCTCGCCGGCCTGGACTTCGACTGGCAGATATTCGAGCGGCTTTCGTTCACCCAGGATGCCAGCGCCCTTGCGGAGACCGGGGGCGAGGCACAGCTTATCGTCGACGGCTCGAACACCAGCCTCACTTTCGTGAGCGGGCTCGATTTCCAGGTCAGCGACCGCCTGCGTTCGCGTTTTTCCTACCAGATCGACTATGACAGCAACCCTCCGGTGGGGAAGGTGTCTACCGATGCCCTGGCCCGTGCAACTCTGATTTACGGCTTCTGA
- a CDS encoding DUF2177 family protein: MTWIIAVIAAALAFGALDALWLGWAGNNFYRPRLGDMLADSFRMGPALVFYAAYIAAIVWFAVRPGLAGGLGSAALNGALLGAICYATYDLTNQATLRQWSTTVTIADIIWGAFATSVAATIATYAASKLA; encoded by the coding sequence ATGACGTGGATTATAGCAGTTATCGCAGCGGCTTTGGCATTCGGTGCGCTGGATGCTCTCTGGCTCGGCTGGGCCGGAAATAATTTCTACCGCCCCCGCCTCGGCGATATGCTGGCCGACAGTTTCCGGATGGGACCTGCCCTGGTTTTCTACGCCGCATATATCGCAGCAATCGTATGGTTTGCCGTGCGCCCCGGCCTCGCTGGCGGACTTGGCAGCGCTGCCTTGAACGGGGCACTGCTCGGCGCGATTTGCTATGCGACTTACGACCTGACCAATCAGGCAACGCTGCGCCAATGGTCGACCACCGTTACAATCGCAGACATTATCTGGGGGGCATTTGCCACTTCGGTAGCAGCGACAATCGCCACCTACGCAGCCTCGAAGCTCGCTTGA
- a CDS encoding ABC transporter ATP-binding protein, with the protein MSEPILELEGLTKVYSGGLKALDNVDLTIRQGEIFALLGPNGAGKTTLIGAVCGLVRPTSGTMRAFGHDMQKDWRTARARIGLVPQELSTDMFEPVKRAVAYSRGLFGLAPDPARIEEILRSLSLWDKRDERIMALSGGMKRRVLIAKALAHEPDLLFLDEPTAGVDVELRKGMWRIIDEMRDKGVTVILTTHYIEEAELMADRVGIISAGKLLMVDEKEAMMARLGRTEAHISLASPLAELPASLAAFPIDLEEGGTSLCYRGGDGTGKGKAEVANLTKALIAAGIDYTGIETRESSLEDIFVSLLGEERDAA; encoded by the coding sequence ATGAGCGAACCCATCCTCGAGCTTGAAGGCCTCACGAAGGTTTATTCCGGCGGCCTCAAGGCACTCGACAATGTCGACCTGACAATCCGCCAGGGTGAAATCTTTGCGCTGCTTGGACCCAATGGTGCCGGCAAGACTACGCTGATTGGAGCCGTCTGCGGCCTGGTGAGGCCGACATCGGGCACGATGCGTGCGTTCGGTCATGACATGCAGAAAGATTGGCGCACTGCACGCGCCCGTATCGGGCTGGTGCCTCAGGAACTCAGCACCGACATGTTCGAGCCTGTGAAACGCGCTGTTGCCTATTCACGGGGTCTGTTTGGCCTCGCGCCTGACCCTGCACGGATCGAGGAAATCCTCCGCTCGCTCAGCCTGTGGGACAAGCGTGACGAGCGTATCATGGCGCTGTCCGGCGGCATGAAGCGGCGCGTACTGATCGCCAAGGCACTGGCGCACGAACCCGACCTGCTGTTTCTCGATGAGCCCACTGCCGGTGTCGACGTGGAATTGCGCAAGGGCATGTGGCGGATCATCGACGAGATGCGCGACAAGGGTGTGACCGTGATCCTCACGACCCATTACATCGAAGAAGCCGAATTGATGGCTGACCGGGTCGGGATCATCAGCGCCGGCAAACTGCTGATGGTGGATGAAAAAGAGGCCATGATGGCGCGTCTCGGGCGCACGGAGGCGCATATTTCGCTGGCATCCCCGCTCGCTGAATTACCGGCATCGTTGGCCGCATTCCCCATCGATCTGGAAGAAGGCGGAACCTCGCTCTGTTATCGCGGCGGCGATGGTACGGGCAAGGGGAAGGCCGAGGTTGCGAACCTCACCAAGGCGCTGATTGCGGCAGGGATCGACTATACCGGCATTGAAACCCGGGAGAGCAGCCTGGAAGACATTTTCGTCTCCCTTCTCGGAGAAGAGAGGGACGCAGCATGA
- the purL gene encoding phosphoribosylformylglycinamidine synthase subunit PurL gives MSEITPDIVAQHGLSTEEYDRVLHALGREPNLVELGIFSVMWSEHCSYKSSRLHLKKLPTEAPWVICGPGENAGIIDIGDGQAAIFKMESHNHPSYIEPYQGAATGVGGILRDVFTMGARPVANANALRFGRPDHPKMKHLVQGVVAGIGGYGNCVGVPTVCGETNFHPAYDGNILVNAMTVGVADSDKIFYSAATGVGNPIVYVGSKTGRDGIHGATMASADFEEDADAKRPTVQVGDPFTEKLLIEACLELMATDAIVAIQDMGAAGLTSSSVEMATNGKAGIRLDMNQVPCREEGMTPYEMMLSESQERMLMVLKPGKEAMAAEIFEKWELDFAVIGEVTDTRHMVLEFNGEVVCDIPLGPLAADAPEYDRPYLTKEEYTQWAGIKPMTSRPDTENVGGDLLTLLASPNLSSRSWISQQYDSQVGADTLQTGGDAGVVRVHGTKKALAISTDCTPRYVHADPYEGGKQAIAEAYRNLCAVGARPLAVTNCLNFANPQRPEIMAQFVYALDGMGAACRALDFPIVSGNVSLYNESKATGGGSAILPTPAIGGVGLIDDYAKMMTMPFKAAGEAIYLIWPEEWATPDPERSHIGKSLWLSEVHGRDEGRAPPVDLTLEKNAGEGVRELIGAGLVSAVHDVSDGGLAVALAEMAIASGLGAEVLGNDDYTQAQWWFGEDQGRYVITVPDTEAFNAYLAKGTENEDTARVGFRRLGTVGGGSLFDVPVAKLREAHQSFFSDWMEG, from the coding sequence ATGAGTGAAATCACCCCTGACATCGTTGCCCAGCACGGCCTCTCAACCGAAGAATACGACCGCGTGCTGCATGCGCTCGGCCGCGAACCGAACCTCGTTGAGCTCGGTATCTTCTCGGTAATGTGGAGCGAGCACTGCAGCTACAAGAGCTCGCGCTTGCACTTGAAGAAGCTTCCGACCGAAGCTCCGTGGGTGATTTGCGGACCGGGCGAAAATGCCGGGATCATCGATATCGGTGATGGCCAGGCGGCCATTTTCAAGATGGAGAGCCACAACCACCCCAGCTATATCGAGCCTTACCAGGGCGCAGCGACAGGTGTTGGCGGCATCTTGCGCGACGTGTTCACCATGGGCGCGCGACCTGTGGCCAATGCCAACGCACTGCGTTTCGGGCGGCCCGACCACCCCAAGATGAAGCACCTTGTCCAGGGCGTTGTCGCTGGCATCGGCGGCTATGGCAATTGCGTGGGCGTGCCGACCGTGTGCGGGGAAACGAATTTCCACCCTGCGTATGATGGCAACATCCTCGTCAATGCGATGACGGTCGGCGTCGCCGATAGCGACAAGATATTCTATTCTGCGGCGACAGGTGTCGGCAACCCGATTGTCTATGTCGGTTCGAAGACCGGCCGGGACGGGATTCACGGCGCAACCATGGCGTCTGCCGACTTCGAGGAAGATGCAGACGCGAAACGGCCCACTGTACAGGTCGGCGATCCCTTCACCGAGAAATTGCTTATCGAGGCATGCCTCGAACTGATGGCCACCGATGCCATCGTGGCAATCCAGGATATGGGCGCAGCAGGCCTGACCTCGTCGAGCGTCGAAATGGCGACCAATGGCAAGGCCGGCATCCGGCTTGATATGAACCAGGTGCCCTGCCGCGAAGAAGGCATGACCCCTTACGAAATGATGCTGAGCGAAAGCCAGGAGCGTATGCTCATGGTCCTGAAGCCCGGCAAGGAAGCCATGGCTGCCGAAATTTTCGAGAAATGGGAGCTGGACTTCGCGGTTATCGGCGAAGTGACCGACACACGTCACATGGTGCTGGAATTCAATGGCGAGGTGGTGTGCGACATCCCGCTCGGCCCGCTTGCTGCCGATGCCCCGGAATATGACCGCCCCTACCTGACCAAAGAAGAATACACCCAGTGGGCCGGCATCAAGCCGATGACCAGCCGTCCGGATACCGAAAATGTCGGCGGCGATCTGCTCACGCTGCTTGCATCGCCCAACCTTTCGTCGCGCAGCTGGATTTCGCAGCAATATGACAGCCAGGTTGGCGCTGACACGCTCCAGACCGGCGGCGATGCCGGGGTTGTTCGGGTGCATGGCACGAAGAAGGCATTGGCGATCAGCACCGATTGCACGCCGCGCTATGTCCACGCCGATCCATACGAAGGCGGCAAGCAGGCGATTGCCGAAGCTTATCGCAATCTGTGTGCCGTAGGCGCTCGTCCACTGGCGGTCACCAACTGCCTGAATTTCGCCAACCCGCAGCGACCTGAGATCATGGCGCAATTCGTTTACGCCCTCGACGGAATGGGTGCCGCTTGCCGCGCGCTGGATTTCCCGATCGTTTCAGGCAACGTCAGCCTCTACAACGAAAGCAAGGCGACGGGTGGCGGCAGCGCCATCCTGCCGACTCCCGCGATCGGAGGCGTCGGCTTGATCGACGACTACGCCAAGATGATGACGATGCCATTCAAGGCGGCGGGTGAGGCAATCTACCTCATCTGGCCGGAAGAATGGGCTACCCCCGATCCAGAACGCTCGCACATCGGTAAATCGCTGTGGCTTTCCGAAGTCCACGGACGCGACGAGGGGCGCGCGCCCCCCGTTGACCTCACCCTAGAGAAAAACGCGGGCGAAGGTGTGCGCGAACTGATCGGCGCCGGTCTGGTCAGCGCGGTCCATGATGTGTCGGACGGTGGCCTCGCAGTTGCGCTTGCCGAAATGGCTATCGCAAGCGGCCTCGGCGCAGAGGTCCTTGGCAACGATGACTATACGCAGGCACAGTGGTGGTTCGGAGAGGACCAGGGCCGTTATGTCATCACGGTGCCAGATACGGAGGCATTCAATGCCTATCTGGCCAAAGGCACCGAGAATGAAGACACCGCCCGTGTCGGTTTCCGCCGGTTGGGCACCGTAGGCGGAGGCAGCCTGTTCGACGTGCCAGTAGCCAAGCTTCGCGAAGCCCATCAAAGCTTCTTCAGCGATTGGATGGAGGGCTGA
- a CDS encoding ABC transporter permease: MINWRSTWSIYIRELMRFLRTAFQSVLAPVLTTSLYFIVFGAAIGSRMPDLGGVDYGAFIIPGLLMLTLLGETTSNSSFGIYMPRFTGTIYELLSAPVGVAETLIGFVGAAMTKSLILAAIILLTARLFVDYSIAHPLLAVVYIMLVAAAFSLFGFILGIWADNFEKLGIIPMLFLTPLTFLGGTFYSIDMLPKPWDTIALLNPIVYLVSGLRWTFYGSSDVNIWVSFGITLAFLAACTAVIAYIFKTGWRLRA; this comes from the coding sequence ATGATCAACTGGCGCTCCACCTGGTCGATTTACATCCGCGAACTGATGCGTTTCCTGCGAACCGCATTCCAATCGGTCTTGGCACCAGTTCTTACGACGTCGCTCTATTTCATCGTCTTCGGTGCTGCCATCGGATCGCGTATGCCCGATCTTGGCGGGGTCGATTACGGTGCATTCATCATTCCCGGCCTGCTCATGCTGACCCTGCTGGGCGAGACGACCAGCAACTCCAGTTTCGGTATCTACATGCCGCGTTTCACCGGCACGATTTACGAGCTGCTGAGCGCGCCGGTCGGTGTCGCTGAAACCCTCATCGGATTTGTTGGCGCTGCCATGACCAAGAGCCTGATCCTTGCCGCGATCATCCTGCTCACTGCGCGGTTGTTCGTGGATTATTCGATCGCTCATCCGCTGCTTGCCGTGGTGTACATCATGCTGGTGGCAGCAGCATTCAGCCTGTTCGGTTTCATCCTCGGTATCTGGGCCGACAATTTCGAGAAGCTCGGCATCATACCGATGCTATTCCTCACTCCGCTGACGTTCCTGGGCGGGACCTTTTATTCCATCGATATGCTGCCCAAGCCGTGGGACACGATCGCGTTGCTGAACCCGATCGTCTACCTCGTCAGCGGCCTGCGCTGGACTTTCTATGGTTCGAGCGATGTGAACATCTGGGTCAGCTTTGGCATTACGCTGGCCTTCCTCGCAGCTTGCACGGCGGTGATTGCCTACATTTTCAAGACAGGCTGGCGACTGCGCGCATGA
- a CDS encoding peptidylprolyl isomerase gives MIKNTLALAAAALTALAPVAATAQEAEAPAQRQALLPINYSAQEDPENILLLDLSNGERVAIRLMPSWAPDHVDRIKTLTREGFYDGVIFHRVIDGFMAQTGDPTGTGQGGSQLPDLEEEFNYMPHVRGTVSMARASSEDSANSQFFIVFYPRFSLDKRYTNFGRVISNMDAVDAINRGEPPQDPTRILQASIAADNRPVPTGPRIGAEPDVTTADLNAPIS, from the coding sequence ATGATCAAGAATACCCTTGCCCTTGCTGCCGCTGCACTGACCGCGCTCGCACCTGTCGCTGCTACGGCGCAGGAAGCAGAGGCACCGGCCCAGCGCCAGGCGCTTTTGCCCATCAACTACAGCGCTCAGGAAGATCCGGAGAACATTCTCCTGCTCGATCTCTCCAACGGAGAGCGGGTCGCTATACGTTTGATGCCGAGCTGGGCCCCCGATCATGTCGACCGGATCAAGACGCTCACGCGAGAAGGCTTTTATGACGGGGTCATTTTTCACCGCGTGATCGACGGCTTCATGGCGCAGACCGGTGATCCGACCGGTACCGGACAGGGCGGCTCGCAGCTCCCCGATCTGGAAGAGGAATTCAACTACATGCCGCATGTTCGCGGCACGGTTTCGATGGCGCGTGCTTCCAGCGAAGACAGCGCTAACAGCCAGTTCTTCATCGTTTTCTACCCCCGCTTCAGCCTGGACAAACGGTACACCAATTTCGGCCGCGTCATTTCGAACATGGATGCAGTCGATGCGATCAATCGCGGTGAACCGCCGCAGGATCCGACACGCATCCTTCAGGCGTCGATTGCTGCCGACAACCGGCCCGTGCCGACCGGTCCGCGTATCGGCGCCGAACCCGATGTGACGACTGCAGACCTGAACGCTCCGATCAGCTAA
- a CDS encoding DUF3052 family protein, with product MTAGYSETPLARKLSLRDGQLVWFDAMPENIQDEIDEYALELTFVGGPEEGPDAAHIFVTEAADMMQKLVILRQNLAADGHVWVSWPKQASGAPTEIGEHDVRAAGLELGFVDTKKCAVDETWSGLKLVIRKELR from the coding sequence ATGACCGCAGGATATTCGGAAACACCTCTGGCGAGGAAGCTATCGCTGCGAGACGGTCAACTTGTCTGGTTCGACGCGATGCCCGAAAACATTCAGGACGAAATCGACGAATACGCTCTGGAGTTGACCTTTGTGGGCGGCCCCGAGGAAGGGCCGGATGCTGCACATATCTTCGTAACCGAAGCAGCGGACATGATGCAAAAGCTCGTCATCCTGCGCCAGAACCTGGCAGCCGATGGTCACGTCTGGGTGAGCTGGCCTAAACAGGCATCAGGCGCCCCAACCGAAATCGGCGAGCACGATGTCCGCGCTGCCGGGTTGGAACTGGGTTTCGTGGACACAAAGAAATGCGCGGTCGACGAGACCTGGTCAGGCCTCAAGCTCGTTATCCGGAAAGAACTGCGCTGA
- a CDS encoding DUF6122 family protein, with product MALLQFVLHYGGHWLFPFLIARLIWAKHWLRVGCVMIAANLIDLDHLLADPMFDPDRCSIGFHPLHGWIAAIAYLVMLAVPRWWVRAFAIGALWHLAVDLGDCTMQDWSR from the coding sequence ATGGCGCTGCTCCAGTTCGTACTCCATTACGGCGGACACTGGCTCTTCCCATTCTTGATCGCGCGCCTGATCTGGGCAAAGCATTGGCTTCGGGTCGGCTGCGTAATGATCGCGGCCAATTTAATCGATCTGGATCATCTATTGGCTGATCCCATGTTCGATCCGGATCGGTGCAGCATCGGATTTCATCCGCTCCACGGATGGATTGCAGCAATCGCCTACCTAGTGATGCTTGCGGTCCCGCGGTGGTGGGTTCGCGCCTTTGCCATCGGTGCGCTATGGCACCTGGCAGTAGATTTGGGTGACTGCACAATGCAGGATTGGAGCCGATAG
- a CDS encoding exodeoxyribonuclease VII small subunit has protein sequence MTEGQEKPIGEMSFEEALRALEDVVRNLESGEVPLDDSIALYERGEELRKACQARLDAAQARIEKIVQGPDGKPSGTAPFDAEG, from the coding sequence ATGACAGAGGGTCAAGAAAAGCCGATTGGCGAAATGAGCTTCGAGGAAGCGCTACGCGCGCTCGAAGATGTGGTGCGCAATCTTGAAAGCGGCGAAGTACCGCTCGATGACAGCATCGCGTTGTACGAACGCGGCGAGGAACTGCGCAAGGCATGCCAGGCGCGGCTCGATGCTGCGCAGGCACGAATAGAAAAGATCGTCCAGGGGCCAGATGGCAAGCCGTCCGGCACTGCTCCTTTCGATGCCGAAGGCTGA
- the queA gene encoding tRNA preQ1(34) S-adenosylmethionine ribosyltransferase-isomerase QueA, whose amino-acid sequence MKVDLFDFDLPQERIALRPARPRDAARMLVVEGADTPFADCGVRDLPRLLRAGDVLVFNDTRVIPAQLEGRRGEAKIGATLHKRVDLRRWQAFIRNAKRLRPGDRAEFGGGVTAIAEQRLLDGSFILAFEGEEPVEVLLERAGRMPLPPYIAGKRDTDAQDREDYQTMFAAEDGAVAAPTASLHFTPELVAALDEAGIGRETLTLHVGAGTFLPVKVDDTDDHAMHSEWGRIEPQAADRLNAVKQKGGRIIAVGTTSLRLLESATGEDGVVRPFAGDTDIFITPGYQFRAVGGLMTNFHLPKSTLMMLVSALMGRDRMMAAYAHAIENEYRFYSYGDSSLLLP is encoded by the coding sequence ATGAAGGTAGACCTGTTCGATTTCGATTTGCCGCAAGAGCGGATAGCGCTGCGTCCGGCACGCCCGCGCGACGCCGCGCGTATGTTGGTTGTCGAAGGCGCGGACACTCCCTTCGCGGATTGCGGTGTACGGGATCTGCCGCGCCTGCTGCGTGCAGGTGATGTGCTTGTCTTCAACGATACTCGCGTCATTCCCGCTCAGCTTGAAGGGCGGCGCGGTGAAGCGAAAATCGGTGCGACCCTTCACAAGCGGGTCGATCTGCGGCGCTGGCAGGCATTCATCCGCAATGCGAAGCGCCTGCGCCCGGGTGACCGCGCCGAATTTGGCGGCGGCGTGACTGCTATTGCCGAACAGCGATTGCTCGACGGTAGTTTCATCCTCGCATTCGAAGGTGAAGAACCAGTCGAGGTCTTGCTGGAACGGGCAGGGCGGATGCCGCTGCCGCCATACATTGCAGGCAAGCGCGACACTGACGCGCAGGACCGCGAAGATTATCAAACCATGTTCGCAGCTGAAGATGGCGCGGTGGCAGCGCCCACTGCGTCATTGCATTTCACGCCCGAGCTGGTGGCGGCGCTGGATGAAGCCGGCATAGGGCGCGAAACGCTCACGCTGCACGTGGGTGCCGGCACGTTCCTGCCGGTCAAGGTTGATGATACGGATGACCATGCGATGCATTCCGAATGGGGACGCATCGAACCGCAAGCCGCTGATCGCCTGAATGCCGTGAAGCAGAAGGGCGGCCGGATAATCGCGGTCGGTACGACCAGCCTGCGCCTGCTGGAAAGCGCGACTGGCGAGGACGGTGTAGTCAGGCCGTTCGCCGGAGACACCGACATTTTCATCACGCCGGGGTATCAATTCCGGGCAGTCGGCGGACTGATGACCAATTTTCACCTGCCGAAATCGACGCTCATGATGCTGGTCAGCGCCCTGATGGGCCGCGACCGGATGATGGCTGCCTATGCGCACGCTATCGAGAACGAGTACCGCTTCTATTCCTATGGTGACTCGTCCCTCCTCCTGCCCTAG
- the coaD gene encoding pantetheine-phosphate adenylyltransferase, which yields MSTRIGIYPGTFDPITLGHADIIRRGSKLVDKLIIGVTTNPSKNPMFSTEERFAMVEREIAEMGIENVEVVGFNALLVKFAQKMGANVLIRGLRAVADFEYEYQMAGMNQQLDDDIETVFLMADVSLQPIASRLVKEIALFGGDIGPFVSKAVCEDVIARVDEKGRLGDY from the coding sequence ATGAGCACCCGCATCGGAATTTATCCCGGGACATTCGATCCCATCACGCTGGGGCACGCCGACATCATTCGCCGGGGCAGCAAGCTGGTCGACAAGCTCATCATCGGGGTGACGACCAACCCATCGAAAAACCCCATGTTTTCGACCGAAGAACGTTTCGCCATGGTGGAGCGAGAGATCGCTGAGATGGGTATCGAGAACGTGGAGGTGGTCGGCTTCAACGCCTTGCTCGTCAAGTTTGCCCAGAAAATGGGTGCTAACGTCCTGATCCGCGGCCTTCGTGCAGTGGCTGACTTCGAATACGAGTATCAGATGGCGGGAATGAACCAGCAGCTCGATGACGATATCGAGACGGTATTCCTGATGGCGGACGTCTCGCTCCAGCCGATCGCTTCCCGCCTGGTCAAGGAAATCGCGCTGTTTGGCGGCGACATTGGCCCCTTCGTCAGCAAGGCCGTGTGCGAGGACGTAATCGCGCGTGTGGATGAAAAGGGGCGGCTGGGCGACTATTGA